Proteins co-encoded in one Arachis stenosperma cultivar V10309 chromosome 7, arast.V10309.gnm1.PFL2, whole genome shotgun sequence genomic window:
- the LOC130939299 gene encoding early nodulin-like protein 20, producing the protein METVIFRRIALMVMMMTSMMVNMAKSELHYVGGNKFSWAPNVNLTQWSMHQHFYVHDWLYFGYDRHMQNVLEVNKTSYENCIDKDFIKNITRGGGKDVIELKEVKTYYFLSSGGFCWNGLKVVINVENVAPTPSPGHNKSSSCTIGINQNLVILLILMWGIIIFK; encoded by the exons atggagacTGTGATCTTTAGAAGAATTGCgttgatggtgatgatgatgacttcaatGATGGTAAACATGGCAAAATCGGAATTGCACTATGTTGGAGGAAACAAATTTAGTTGGGCTCCTAACGTTAATTTGACACAATGGTCAATGCACCAACATTTTTATGTGCATGATTGGCTGT ATTTTGGATATGACAGGCACATGCAAAATGTGTTGGAAGTGAATAAGACAAGCTATGAGAACTGCATAGACAAAGATTTCATTAAGAACATAACAAGGGGAGGTGGAAAAGATGTCATTGAACTGAAAGAAGTGAAGACCTATTACTTCTTGAGTTCAGGTGGTTTCTGTTGGAATGGTTTGAAAGTTGTAATTAATGTTGAAAATGTTGCACCAACTCCATCACCAGGACATAATAAATCTTCATCTTGTACCATTGGTATCAACCAAAATCTTGTGATCCTCCTAATATTAATGTGGGGCATCATCATCTTCAAATGA
- the LOC130942006 gene encoding uncharacterized protein LOC130942006, whose product MKEAAAIPYNLRCHGRVVGQRYLRPRQVQLHHTSNKPLSVNHSSKKRRPTRRQKPYDPPLPECDKDEELSLPEGGKDENAPLPEAGNDEKKERNMFVLGAKRGTEPVEVYRKKARRYFMETMFPYPLAAMKHYNYGLKEEEQYEVTDYHDKLCRYFGKLGYIRLMHFIAEPKYTKNMPNASEDTTKHFYARMHQMPNRETHVDYCKLYEGPPQPGLHASQEVIPLCCETCGLKDLKALESKSLELSAEGEGGEEEYWNGYHTSTPPKIIVARRDPEVIAKHAARRKKKP is encoded by the exons ATGAAAGAAGCAGCAGCAATACCATATAATCTCAGATGTCATGGTCGTGTAGTCGGCCAGCGCTATTTGAGGCCCAGACAAGTCCAGCTTCATCATACCTCCAACAAACCACTCTCAGTCAATCATAGCTCCAAGAAACGTCGCCCCACACGCAG aCAAAAGCCTTATGATCCCCCTTTACCTGAATGTGATAAAGACGAAGAGCTCTCTTTACCTGAAGGTGGTAAAGACGAAAATGCCCCTTTACCTGAAGCTGGTAACGATGAAAAAAA GGAAAGGAACATGTTTGTTCTAGGCGCTAAGAGAGGCACTGAACCTGTAGAAGT ATATCGCAAGAAAGCGAGAAGGTACTTTATGGAGACTATGTTTCCTTATCCATTAGCTGCAATGAAACACTACAACTATGGACTAAAAGAG gaaGAGCAATACGAGGTTACTGATTATCATGATAAGCTGTGCCGTTATTTCGGAAAACTTGGCTATATACGGCTTATGCACTTTATAGCTGAgcctaaatatactaaaaacatgcCCAATGCATCAGAGGATACCACTAAGCACTTTTATGCCAGGATGCATCAAATGCCTAATCGTGAAACTCATGTGGATTACTGTAAACTGTATGAAGGACCCCCACAACCTG GTCTCCATGCTAGCCAAGAAGTCATTCCCTTGTGCTGTGAAACTTGTGGTCTTAAGGATCTGAAAGCCCTTGAGTCAAAATCATTGGAATTGAG TGCTGAAGGTGAAGGAGGAGAGGAGGAGTATTGGAA TGGTTATCACACTTCCACTCCTCCAAAAATTATTGTGGCACGCAGAGATCCAGAGGTCATAGCAAAACATGCTGCCAGGAGAAAGAAAAAACCTTGA
- the LOC130942119 gene encoding uncharacterized protein LOC130942119: MKQAAAIPYNLRCQGRVVGERYLRPRQVQIDHSSNKPLSVNHSSKKRRPRRRQKPCDPPLPECDKDEEPSLPEGGKDENAPLPEGDNDEKKKRNMFVRGAKRGTEPEEVYRRKVTRYFIETMYPYPLAAMKHYNDGLKEEEQYEVTGTRDKLCRYFKNLGYIRLLHFIAEPKYTQNMPNASEDTAKHFYARIHQMPNRETHVDYCKLYEGPPQPGLHFSQEVIPLCCETCGLKDLKALESKSLELSAEGEGGKEEYWNGYHTSTPPKIMVARRRNPEVIAEQAVKRKKNVE, from the exons ATGAAACAAGCAGCAGCAATACCATATAATCTCAGATGTCAAGGTCGTGTAGTCGGCGAGCGCTATTTGAGGCCCAGACAAGTCCAGATTGATCATAGCTCCAACAAACCACTCTCAGTCAATCATAGCTCCAAGAAACGTCGGCCCAGACGCAG ACAAAAGCCTTGCGATCCCCCTTTACCTGAATGTGATAAAGACGAAGAGCCCTCTTTACCTGAAGGTGGTAAAGACGAAAACGCCCCTTTACCCGAAGGTgataatgatgaaaaaaa GAAAAGGAACATGTTTGTTAGAGGCGCTAAGAGAGGCACTGAACCTGAAGAAGT ATATCGCAGGAAAGTGACAAGATACTTCATTGAGACTATGTATCCTTATCCATTAGCTGCAATGAAACACTACAACGATGGACTAAAAGAG GAAGAGCAATACGAGGTTACTGGTACTCGTGATAAACTGTGCCGTTATTTCAAAAATCTTGGCTATATACGCCTACTGCACTTTATAGCTGAGCCTAAATATACTCAAAACATGCCCAATGCATCAGAGGATACCGCTAAGCACTTTTATGCCAGGATACATCAAATGCCTAATCGTGAAACTCATGTGGATTACTGTAAACTGTATGAAGGACCCCCACAACCTG GTCTCCATTTTAGCCAAGAAGTCATTCCCTTGTGCTGTGAAACTTGTGGTCTTAAGGATCTGAAAGCACTTGAGTCAAAATCATTGGAATTGAG TGCTGAAGGTGAAGGAGGAAAGGAGGAGTATTGGAA CGGTTATCACACCTCCACTCCTCCAAAAATTATGGTGGCACGCAGAAGAAACCCAGAGGTTATAGCAGAACAAGCCgtcaagagaaaaaaaaatgttgaaTGA